In a genomic window of bacterium:
- a CDS encoding DUF3857 domain-containing protein, with protein MRIRESIVLFAVWLLVVFTTPNLRAGELDSLLDGIGGADVYPQASAVILYDREIVKLDSVGFTYKHREFLCRILDERGASAFREQVVQFDSGRDTVIIEAARVRLADGTWIEPEPEAFTLSLAPEVKWAAAYSRLKEQRVSFPNLDVGAALYFAYRIEPKPGTKAPATPHTGDVVLFGDFDPVLEKSYVIETAVNRRIRFEMTHDSFDPVVTEADGCISYQWTKRDIPPVVPEPDMVNLSFIVPRLAWTTFADWEDLGLFVSENFWEKVELSEEAVQSWSAITAPDLQAVPALMNVATFVLHRIRSVHLPFGRIGYEPNSADRVWQNGYGDSQDKAVLLTALMRGYGYGPIPVLVSGEHVPFSNLPVLEQFRHVILAVPIGSDTLWVDPMAEYYPPGMLPYADTYGMGCMLLPGIPLIESVPPGPTAMRGARTEIRATLTSTGDLSGRLTCIPRGDQTAQVRARFRDLSSEDCGLFAESAAGRIRPGTRVTNFSVSNVVDLSAPVVVSLGFESPNYATRENGHLLMEIPLAPFEFARPDFFPSLPEVRYPVKLPGRAQFIGEFTLTIPDGFQVAAVPPTLLIDNPFVRMEVHSRRGEATMTWTQTIEIKADLVPPGEFATVRQAFEAIELPKYRLVLMEKK; from the coding sequence ATGAGAATCCGTGAATCCATCGTCCTCTTCGCCGTTTGGCTGTTGGTCGTCTTCACCACCCCCAACCTTCGGGCCGGGGAGTTGGACAGCCTTCTCGACGGTATTGGCGGAGCAGACGTGTATCCGCAGGCATCGGCGGTGATCCTGTATGATCGAGAGATCGTGAAACTGGACTCGGTCGGTTTCACATACAAGCACCGCGAGTTTCTGTGCCGGATTCTCGACGAACGGGGCGCAAGCGCGTTCCGTGAGCAAGTGGTGCAATTCGATTCCGGCAGGGACACGGTGATTATTGAGGCCGCGCGCGTGCGTCTGGCGGATGGAACATGGATCGAGCCTGAGCCGGAGGCATTCACGCTTTCCCTCGCGCCCGAGGTGAAGTGGGCGGCGGCCTATTCGCGCTTGAAAGAACAACGGGTCTCGTTTCCGAATCTCGATGTCGGGGCGGCGTTGTATTTCGCCTATCGAATCGAACCGAAGCCGGGGACGAAAGCGCCTGCAACACCCCATACCGGAGACGTTGTTCTTTTCGGGGATTTCGATCCCGTTCTGGAGAAAAGCTACGTGATCGAAACGGCAGTGAATCGGCGAATCCGATTCGAAATGACACATGATAGTTTCGATCCCGTAGTAACTGAAGCAGACGGATGCATTTCCTATCAGTGGACAAAGAGAGACATCCCGCCGGTTGTTCCCGAGCCGGACATGGTAAATCTGTCGTTCATCGTCCCGCGACTGGCTTGGACGACGTTTGCCGATTGGGAGGATTTGGGGCTGTTTGTGTCGGAGAATTTCTGGGAAAAGGTTGAACTGTCGGAGGAAGCCGTGCAGAGTTGGTCGGCCATAACCGCTCCCGATCTGCAGGCTGTGCCGGCCCTCATGAACGTCGCGACTTTCGTACTTCATCGGATCCGCTCCGTTCATCTGCCGTTCGGTAGAATCGGGTACGAGCCCAACTCGGCCGATCGTGTCTGGCAGAACGGCTACGGTGATTCGCAGGACAAGGCGGTATTGCTGACGGCCTTGATGCGAGGCTACGGATACGGGCCGATTCCGGTTCTGGTTTCGGGCGAGCATGTGCCGTTCTCGAATCTTCCCGTGCTCGAGCAGTTTCGCCACGTCATCCTCGCAGTTCCTATTGGTTCCGACACGCTCTGGGTAGATCCGATGGCCGAGTACTACCCGCCGGGAATGCTTCCCTATGCGGATACGTACGGAATGGGTTGCATGTTGCTTCCGGGAATCCCGCTCATCGAGAGTGTGCCGCCGGGACCGACGGCAATGCGAGGCGCCCGGACGGAAATCCGGGCCACGCTGACCTCCACCGGCGATCTCTCGGGCCGCCTGACGTGTATCCCGCGAGGAGATCAGACGGCGCAGGTACGTGCCCGATTTCGGGATTTGAGCTCTGAAGATTGTGGACTCTTCGCGGAATCGGCGGCCGGGAGAATCCGGCCGGGCACGCGCGTCACCAATTTTTCGGTCTCTAATGTGGTGGATCTGTCGGCACCCGTCGTCGTGTCTCTTGGTTTCGAATCGCCGAACTATGCCACGCGAGAAAATGGACACCTGCTCATGGAAATCCCACTCGCCCCGTTTGAGTTTGCGCGACCGGATTTCTTTCCTTCACTGCCCGAAGTTCGGTATCCGGTGAAACTCCCCGGTCGAGCGCAATTCATCGGCGAATTCACTCTGACAATCCCGGACGGGTTCCAAGTGGCAGCCGTGCCGCCCACGCTCCTGATAGATAATCCGTTCGTCCGCATGGAGGTGCACTCGCGGCGCGGAGAAGCGACGATGACATGGACGCAGACAATCGAAATTAAGGCCGATCTTGTGCCCCCAGGTGAATTTGCGACCGTTCGACAAGCTTTCGAGGCAATTGAGCTTCCCAAATACCGCCTCGTCTTGATGGAGAAGAAGTAG
- a CDS encoding T9SS type A sorting domain-containing protein translates to MKNALMMLWMAAMLAFAIQAFAVVDSEGGPDDWTPVWNRGSFGSLDNDTCMIDYTGLVNGGGNPGTVHWPTGHYSGAMGIFRFNSNCEPDPLYAYCVDITHGLNQNPYCVVIYDSPMNPHCAVQIPALAYIMTWWGDTSALGDDILQMALWKLDDAPNGIPYYCPPLRPNQDSVFHTAPAINNPANALVTFATGETDGLPKNVMMPGDSLRLTSTGPIINGSMSELIVHIQLRRGFMALRLGNTGLGGVKVILTTSEGTLSEDTVHTDEFGHAQVTVSNPIAEGLMPVTVLACTKGYWPRRVDPCNPNFQTQRLVIAPFRTMTPFDTCVTLEDHFLAAELASFEAYSGSSGIEIVWRTASETNVDRWEIERSVAGESSFSRIASLAGAGAASGHVYRFTDQTAEPGVVYEFRLVDVDLSGIRTTHDWIRTASFHGDEAPLPAEFFLADNYPNPFNPETRIRFSLPEGGFTSLKVYDAIGREVATLANGHYSAGQHAVVFRANDLPTGLYFYKLTAGGSSITKKMVLMK, encoded by the coding sequence ATGAAGAATGCTCTGATGATGTTGTGGATGGCGGCAATGTTGGCTTTCGCAATCCAAGCCTTCGCCGTCGTGGATAGTGAAGGAGGCCCTGACGATTGGACGCCCGTTTGGAATCGCGGCAGTTTCGGTTCACTGGACAACGACACATGTATGATTGACTACACGGGATTGGTGAACGGAGGTGGGAATCCGGGAACCGTTCACTGGCCGACCGGGCACTATAGTGGCGCGATGGGTATCTTCCGGTTTAACAGCAATTGCGAGCCGGATCCCCTCTATGCCTACTGTGTGGATATCACCCACGGTCTGAACCAGAATCCATATTGTGTGGTGATCTACGACTCTCCGATGAATCCGCATTGCGCGGTTCAGATTCCGGCGCTGGCCTATATCATGACGTGGTGGGGCGATACCTCGGCATTGGGCGACGATATTCTGCAAATGGCTCTCTGGAAACTCGATGACGCCCCCAACGGCATTCCGTATTATTGTCCACCGCTGAGGCCCAATCAGGACTCGGTGTTTCACACCGCTCCGGCAATCAACAATCCGGCCAATGCGCTGGTAACGTTTGCCACGGGCGAGACGGACGGACTTCCCAAGAACGTGATGATGCCCGGGGATTCGCTGCGATTGACCTCAACCGGTCCGATCATCAACGGCAGCATGTCGGAATTGATTGTGCATATTCAGTTGCGTCGGGGATTTATGGCTCTGAGATTGGGTAACACGGGCCTCGGCGGGGTGAAGGTTATTCTGACGACGAGCGAAGGGACGCTCAGCGAAGATACCGTACACACCGATGAGTTTGGTCACGCCCAGGTGACGGTGTCCAATCCTATCGCGGAAGGTCTTATGCCGGTTACTGTCCTGGCGTGCACGAAGGGATACTGGCCGCGGCGCGTGGATCCCTGCAATCCGAACTTCCAGACTCAGCGGCTGGTGATAGCGCCGTTCCGGACGATGACACCATTCGACACCTGCGTGACCCTGGAAGATCATTTCCTGGCGGCCGAGCTTGCCTCATTTGAGGCCTACTCGGGTTCGAGCGGAATCGAGATCGTCTGGCGGACGGCCTCCGAGACCAATGTGGATCGCTGGGAAATCGAACGCAGCGTGGCCGGGGAATCGTCATTCTCGCGGATCGCCTCCCTGGCCGGTGCCGGTGCGGCAAGCGGTCATGTATACCGCTTCACCGACCAGACGGCGGAACCGGGAGTCGTCTACGAATTTCGTCTGGTGGACGTGGATCTGAGTGGTATTCGCACAACCCATGATTGGATCCGTACGGCCAGCTTTCACGGTGACGAGGCGCCTCTGCCCGCAGAATTCTTCCTTGCGGATAACTACCCGAATCCGTTCAATCCCGAAACCCGGATTCGCTTTTCGCTGCCGGAGGGTGGTTTTACCAGTCTGAAGGTGTATGATGCGATCGGTCGCGAGGTAGCCACGTTGGCCAATGGACATTATTCGGCCGGTCAACATGCCGTGGTTTTCCGGGCAAATGATCTGCCTACCGGTCTGTACTTCTACAAGCTCACGGCGGGCGGGTCGTCCATCACCAAGAAGATGGTGCTGATGAAGTAG
- the dnaX gene encoding DNA polymerase III subunit gamma/tau, which translates to MSYQVLARKWRPRRFADVVGQKHITQTIQNALRQGRLAHAFLFTGPRGVGKTSTARILARAVNCPNIDLAGDAEPCNECETCQALLEDRELDVIEMDAASHNSVEDVRRLNENCRLSPVAGRKKIYIIDEVHMLSRSAFNAFLKTLEEPPSHVIFILATTDVQMVPATIRSRVQRFDFRPLRPKEIAPYLEHICTSEGWKADLEALWVIARRADGSLRDAEGLLDQVVSFSGGEVSLDTTRDILGILPSDLLTQATRLVATHDSQNVPAYLDELAARGVDYTDLLRALQSYWMDLTFAKQDLPVSGRSEEEIADMMAAGSDLSIEDLFRLIRLAETLEDSIKWSTSPRVRFEVAFLRWTSLDRVATIHDILERLGGKGASVDVPPPPPARRSAGKSTRLDTNPQEDSASPATAREPSGGHADLERIRNAWPEICSALRKRSPAAAIAKTNWIPESLTGNKLAIRCTLEGKFAAEQMKTHFPHLTAVLQDMFGSSFHLVALPSAGNSAPPATKTEPAPSSTSSPEEGLFSSLMNRFGGVEVDPQQTREPD; encoded by the coding sequence ATGTCCTACCAAGTCCTCGCCCGCAAGTGGCGGCCACGGCGGTTCGCTGACGTCGTCGGGCAGAAACACATCACCCAAACCATTCAGAACGCGCTCCGTCAGGGACGGCTGGCGCATGCGTTTCTTTTCACCGGTCCGCGCGGCGTCGGCAAGACCAGCACGGCCCGTATTCTCGCTCGGGCGGTGAACTGCCCGAACATTGACCTGGCGGGAGACGCGGAACCCTGCAACGAGTGCGAAACCTGCCAAGCGCTCTTAGAGGATCGCGAACTGGACGTCATCGAAATGGACGCCGCTTCCCACAACAGCGTGGAGGACGTGCGGCGGCTGAACGAGAACTGCCGCCTGTCCCCCGTCGCCGGACGGAAGAAGATCTACATCATTGACGAAGTCCATATGCTGTCACGGAGCGCCTTCAACGCGTTTCTTAAGACGCTCGAAGAACCGCCCTCGCACGTGATCTTCATCCTTGCCACCACCGACGTGCAGATGGTTCCGGCCACGATCCGCTCGCGCGTCCAGCGCTTTGATTTTCGGCCGCTACGCCCCAAGGAGATTGCACCCTATCTGGAACACATCTGCACCTCGGAAGGCTGGAAAGCCGACCTCGAAGCCTTGTGGGTGATCGCCCGCCGCGCCGACGGATCCCTCCGCGACGCCGAAGGATTGCTCGATCAGGTGGTATCGTTTTCCGGTGGCGAAGTTTCCCTCGACACGACCCGCGACATTCTGGGTATTCTGCCGAGTGACTTGCTGACTCAAGCGACGCGCCTGGTGGCAACGCACGATTCGCAGAATGTTCCGGCTTACCTCGATGAGCTGGCCGCGCGGGGCGTGGACTACACCGATCTGCTGCGCGCGCTTCAGTCCTATTGGATGGACCTCACGTTCGCCAAACAGGACCTGCCGGTTTCCGGGCGGAGCGAAGAAGAGATTGCCGATATGATGGCGGCGGGTTCCGATCTGTCAATCGAGGATCTGTTCCGGCTCATCCGTCTTGCCGAAACGCTGGAAGACTCGATCAAATGGTCTACGTCGCCGCGCGTTCGGTTCGAGGTAGCCTTCCTCCGCTGGACTTCGTTGGATCGCGTAGCCACGATCCACGACATCCTCGAACGGTTGGGTGGCAAAGGAGCATCCGTGGATGTTCCTCCTCCCCCGCCTGCCCGAAGGAGCGCGGGAAAATCCACACGGCTTGACACGAATCCTCAAGAAGACTCTGCATCGCCGGCGACAGCACGTGAACCGAGCGGTGGACATGCGGACTTGGAGCGGATTCGCAACGCCTGGCCCGAGATCTGTTCCGCCCTTCGCAAGCGGAGTCCCGCCGCCGCCATCGCCAAAACGAACTGGATTCCCGAATCGCTGACGGGAAATAAATTAGCCATTCGCTGCACGCTCGAAGGCAAGTTCGCGGCCGAGCAAATGAAAACCCATTTCCCTCATCTGACCGCCGTATTACAGGACATGTTCGGATCATCGTTCCATCTGGTCGCATTGCCCTCGGCG